Within the Bradyrhizobium cosmicum genome, the region GGGGATTCGTGCGGTAGCGCATGGGGTCGATCGATAGGTACATCTTCCGCACGACGCTGGCGTCGTTTGCGCTGGTCCTGATCAGCCTCACCGGCGTGATCTGGATTACGCAGGCGTTGCGCGGCATCGACCTGATGACCAGCCAGGGTCAGACCATCCTCACCTTCCTCGGCATCACCAGCCTCGTCGTGCCTGCGCTGGTCCTGATCATCTCGCCGATCGCGCTGATGATCGCGATCTCGCATACGCTGAACAAGCTCGCGACCGACTCCGAGATCATCGTGATGAATGCCGCCGGCTTCTCGCCGTTCCGGCTGTTCTATCCGTTCTTCTACGCCACCTGCGTGGTCGCCCTGCTGGTGGCCTTCATTGCGGCCTATCTTGCTCCCGACGGGATGCGGCGGATCAAGCAGTGGGATGCCGAGATCACGGCCGACGTGCTCACCAACATCCTGCAGCCCGGCCGCTTCGCCCAGCTCGACAAGAACCTCACGATCCGGATCCGCGAGCGCCAGCCCGGCGGCATCCTCGCCGGCATCTTCATCGACGATCGCCGCGACCCCAACGAGCGCGTCTCGATCGTCGCCGAGCAAGGCGAGGTCGTTAAGAACGAGACCGGCTCTTTCCTGGTCCTGAAGGACGGCAATCTGCAGCGCTTCGAGGCCGGCAAGCGCGATCCGGCGCTGGTGGCGTTCGGCCGCTACGGCTTCGACATGTCGAAGTTCTCGGGCCAGGGCCGCGACGTCACCCTCGGCATCCGCGAGCGTTACCTCTGGGAGCTGTTCTCGCCGTCCGAGGACGATCCGGTTTACAAGCAGATTCCCGGGCAATTCCGCTCGGCCCTGCATGA harbors:
- the lptF gene encoding LPS export ABC transporter permease LptF is translated as MGSIDRYIFRTTLASFALVLISLTGVIWITQALRGIDLMTSQGQTILTFLGITSLVVPALVLIISPIALMIAISHTLNKLATDSEIIVMNAAGFSPFRLFYPFFYATCVVALLVAFIAAYLAPDGMRRIKQWDAEITADVLTNILQPGRFAQLDKNLTIRIRERQPGGILAGIFIDDRRDPNERVSIVAEQGEVVKNETGSFLVLKDGNLQRFEAGKRDPALVAFGRYGFDMSKFSGQGRDVTLGIRERYLWELFSPSEDDPVYKQIPGQFRSALHDSLLAPIYPFAFAVLTFAFLGAPRTTRQSRNFSIGGSIIAVFGLRMAGFACSVMAVKSAAPVLVQYAMVIGAIGVGLWMIIGGVVVEPPAGLMEAINRSNARIARLFRRPVAA